A region from the Vicia villosa cultivar HV-30 ecotype Madison, WI linkage group LG3, Vvil1.0, whole genome shotgun sequence genome encodes:
- the LOC131662318 gene encoding protein TORNADO 1-like, whose protein sequence is MSSNQNLKDLQWFLQAITMENQTLHSISFYLFQPTSHCYQETNNSININISQENHHHFSNLLTSLASSSSNNTNPTLRNLEFHRVEWESQQVKSLGTLLNNHQTIKQILFKRNRFNGRTMSDLSDILKENKVIKEIMFSESCIGSIGAGLIASSLMVNHSLEELQIWEDSIGSRGAEEISKMIEVNPSLKLLTIFDSSFITATPLISSVLARNRAMEVHVWSGERNGERSSKVVEFVPGDNTLRIYKLNLSGTCRVACSLGMNLTVKSLDMTGVKIKSKCAKEFRWVLEQNQTLKEVNFSRTCLKDKGVVYIAAGLFKNHSLQKLYLTGNLFGGIGVEHLLCPLSRFSSLQMQANVSLKCVTFGGGGTRIGRDGLAAITRFLMTNETVTRFGIHDDESLRPDDFVKIFKSLEKNASLKCLSLQGCKGVQGETLLEIIMETLQINPWIEEVDLSRTPLHNSGKTIAIYQRLGQNENPEPEIDLIKDMPMTEPKSCRVFFCGQEYAGKTALCQSISQNFSASPALPYLDQVRTIVNPVEQAVKTVGMKIKTFKDEDTKISIWNLAGQHEFFSLHDLMFPGHGSASIFIIVLSLFRKPSNREPKSTAEIEEDLQYWLRFIVSNSKRAVQQCMLPSVAVVLTHFDKINQSSQNLQQTVDSIQRLRDKFQGYVEFYPTVFTVDARSSASVSKLTHHIRKTCKTILQRVPRVYQLCNDLIQILSEWRSENYNKPAMKWKEFGDLCQVKVPYLRIRSRHYNKEAVEMKRKAIATCLHQIGEVIYFDELEFLILDCEWFCGEVLGQLLKLNVKKQHSSENNGFVSGKELEKILRGSLQSSIPGMGSKVFENLEAGDLVRMMLKLELCYEQDPSDQNSLLLIPSILEEGRGKHQRWQISSPDCLYAGRHLECDDSSHMFLTPGFFPRLQVHLHNRIKSLMNQHGATYSLEKYLISISINGIYIRVELAGQLGYYIDILACSTKNMTETLRVIQQLIIPAIQSVCHGITMTENIIRPECVRNLTPPRYRRTQFASLQQLKQALLSLPADSMYDYQHTWSSVMDSGRPILQEGFDFARDLLSDDDFREVLHRRYHDLHNLAQELQIPPENNTEGQNQAVTVSNEAEKVEPSFGGIAKGVEEVLQRLKIIEQEIRDVKQEIQGMRYYEHRLLLELHRKVNYIATFNSQVEERKVPNMFYFVKAENHSRKLITSVVSGMTALRLHMLCEFRGQMHVVEDQMGCEMMQVDNMAVKAIAPYMKKFMVMVTLALKIGAHLAAGMGQMIPDLSKEVAHLAGSSVLFGAAGATAAGVVGAAAIGRRNRSTEGSRGIQQDMKAAQQWMVDFLRERKCSTGKDIAEKFGLWRVRYRDNGQIAWICRRHMYARSAEIIEVPI, encoded by the exons ATGTCATCAAACCAGAACCTAAAAGACCTACAATGGTTTCTTCAAGCAATCACCATGGAGAACCAAACCCTACACAGCATTTCCTTCTACCTTTTCCAACCAACTTCACATTGTTACCAAGAAACAAACAACTCCATAAACATAAACATCTCCCAGGAAAATCATCACCACTTTTCCAACCTCTTAACCTcactagcatcatcatcatccaacAACACAAACCCCACTTTAAGAAACCTGGAGTTTCACAGAGTTGAATGGGAGTCACAACAGGTAAAAAGCCTTGGAACCCTTCTCAATAATCACCAAACCATAAAGcaaattcttttcaaaagaaacaggTTCAATGGAAGAACAATGTCAGATCTTTCTGACATTTTGAAGGAAAACAAAGTGATTAAAGAGATTATGTTTTCAGAATCATGCATTGGTTCTATTGGAGCTGGATTAATAGCTTCTTCTCTTATGGTGAACCATAGTTTAGAGGAGTTACAGATTTGGGAAGATTCAATAGGTTCAAGAGGTGCTGAAGAGATTTCAAAGATGATTGAAGTTAATCCATCTCTTAAGCTGTTAACAATTTTCGACTCGAGTTTCATCACTGCTACGCCTCTTATATCGTCGGTTTTGGCGAGGAATCGGGCTATGGAAGTGCATGTTTGGAGCGGTGAACGAAATGGCGAAAGAAGTTCTAAGGTTGTTGAGTTTGTACCTGGTGACAATACGCTTCGAATTTACAAGCTTAATCTTTCAGGTACTTGTAGGGTTGCTTGTTCTTTAGGAATGAATTTGACTGTTAAATCACTTGACATGACTGGTGTGAAGATAAAATCGAAATGTGCTAAGGAGTTTAGATGGGTTTTAGAACAAAACCAAACGCTAAAAGAAGTTAATTTTTCAAGAACATGTCTTAAAGATAAGGGTGTTGTGTACATTGCTGCTGGGCTATTCAAGAATCATAGTCTGCAAAAGTTATATCTAACCGGAAATTTGTTCGGTGGAATAGGCGTCGAGCATTTACTTTGTCCTCTGAGTAGGTTTTCGTCCTTGCAAATGCAGGCTAACGTTAGTTTGAAGTGTGTTACTTTCGGAGGAGGGGGAACGAGAATAGGAAGAGATGGTTTAGCAGCTATAACACGGTTTTTAATGACGAATGAGACGGTGACGCGGTTCGGGATACATGATGATGAGAGTTTGAGACCGGATGATTTTGTTAAAATCTTTAAGAGTTTAGAGAAGAACGCGAGTTTGAAATGTTTGTCGTTGCAAGGTTGTAAAGGTGTTCAAGGAGAGACATTGCTGGAGATAATTATGGAGACATTGCAGATTAATCCTTGGATTGAAGAAGTTGATCTTTCAAGAACACCTTTACATAATTCTGGAAAGACTATTGCGATTTATCAGAGATTAGGGCAGAATGAGAATCCTGAACCAGAAATTGATTTGATCAAAGACATGCCTATGACTGAGCCTAAGAGTTGCAGAGTTTTCTTTTGTGGACAAGAATATGCAG GCAAAACGGCGCTTTGTCAATCAATATCACAAAACTTCTCGGCTTCGCCGGCACTTCCCTACTTGGATCAAGTAAGAACAATAGTGAATCCAGTGGAGCAGGCTGTGAAAACAGTAGGAATGAAGATAAAAACATTCAAGGATGAGGATACAAAGATTTCGATATGGAATCTTGCTGGTCAACACGAGTTTTTCTCCCTCCATGATCTTATGTTTCCGGGGCACGGTAGTGCGTCGATTTTCATCATCGTATTGAGTTTATTCAGGAAGCCGAGCAACAGAGAACCAAAAAGCACTGCCGAGATTGAAGAGGATTTGCAATATTGGCTAAGGTTTATAGTTTCCAACTCCAAAAGAGCAGTGCAACAATGCATGCTACCGAGTGTAGCTGTTGTTCTTACTCACTTCGATAAAATCAACCAATCATCGCAAAATCTGCAGCAAACTGTTGATTCGATTCAGAGATTGAGAGACAAGTTTCAAGGCTATGTTGAGTTCTACCCGACTGTATTCACGGTCGATGCAAGATCATCAGCATCAGTTAGCAAACTCACTCATCACATCCGAAAGACGTGCAAAACAATTCTTCAAAGAGTACCGCGAGTCTATCAACTTTGCAATGATCTAATACAGATTTTATCAGAGTGGAGATCAGAGAATTACAACAAGCCAGCAATGAAGTGGAAGGAGTTTGGTGATCTGTGTCAAGTAAAAGTCCCGTATTTGAGAATCCGGTCGAGACATTATAATAAAGAGGCAGTTGAAATGAAGCGAAAAGCTATCGCTACTTGTCTTCATCAAATTGGTGAAGTGATTTATTTTGATGAGTTGGAGTTTCTAATTTTAGATTGTGAGTGGTTCTGTGGTGAAGTGCTTGGTCAGCTCTTAAAGTTGAATGTTAAAAAGCAACATTCTTCGGAAAACAATGGATTCGTTAGCGGGAAGGAACTGGAGAAAATTTTAAGAGGAAGTTTACAAAGTTCAATTCCTGGTATGGGATCGAAGGTGTTTGAGAACTTAGAAGCGGGTGATCTTGTCAGAATGATGCTTAAACTTGAACTTTGTTACGAGCAAGATCCATCAGATCAAAATTCTCTATTATTGATCCCCTCGATTCTTGAAGAAGGTAGAGGAAAGCATCAGAGGTGGCAGATAAGCTCACCAGATTGCCTTTATGCCGGACGCCATCTTGAATGTGATGATTCAAGTCACATGTTTCTAACTCCTGGATTCTTTCCTCGCTTACAG GTGCATCTTCACAACAGAATAAAGTCTCTGATGAATCAACATGGTGCAACTTACAGTCTCGAGAAGTACCTCATTTCGATCAGCATTAATGGAATCTACATCAGAGTTGAGCTTGCAGGACAACTCGGTTACTATATCGATATCCTCGCATGCTCCACCAAAAACATGACAGAAACTTTAAGAGTCATTCAGCAACTTATAATCCCAGCAATTCAAAGTGTTTGCCATGGGATCACCATGACGGAAAATATCATTAGACCTGAGTGCGTGCGAAATTTGACTCCCCCTAGATACAGAAGAACTCAATTTGCTTCCTTGCAGCAACTGAAACAAGCGCTCCTATCACTTCCGGCAGACAGCATGTATGATTATCAACACACATGGAGTTCGGTAATGGATTCTGGAAGGCCTATTCTCCAAGAAGGGTTTGATTTTGCACGAGACCTTTTATCGGATGATGACTTCCGCGAAGTGCTTCATCGCAGGTATCATGACCTACACAATCTTGCGCAGGAGCTGCAAATCCCACCTGAAAACAACACTGAAGGGCAAAACCAAGCTGTAACTGTAAGCAATGAAGCTGAAAAAGTCGAACCATCCTTTGGTGGCATTGCAAAAGGGGTTGAAGAAGTTTTACAAAGACTTAAAATTATTGAGCAAGAAATTAGAGACGTGAAACAAGAAATCCAAGGGATGAGATATTACGAACACAGACTCCTACTTGAGCTTCATCGCAAAGTAAATTACATAGCAACCTTCAATTCTCAAGTTGAGGAGAGGAAAGTACCGAACATGTTCTATTTCGTAAAAGCAGAAAACCACTCGAGGAAACTGATCACCAGCGTGGTTTCTGGCATGACCGCTCTTCGTCTTCACATGTTATGTGAGTTCCGGGGACAAATGCATGTTGTTGAAGATCAAATGGGTTGTGAAATGATGCAAGTTGACAACATGGCTGTGAAGGCTATAGCTCCATACATGAAGAAGTTCATGGTCATGGTTACTTTAGCTCTTAAAATAGGAGCTCATCTTGCAGCAGGAATGGGGCAAATGATACCGGATTTGAGTAAGGAAGTAGCTCATTTGGCTGGCTCTTCAGTACTCTTCGGTGCAGCCGGGGCAACTGCAGCTGGTGTTGTAGGCGCTGCTGCTATCGGACGTAGAAACAGGTCCACGGAAGGCTCGAGGGGCATTCAACAAGACATGAAAGCAGCACAACAATGGATGGTTGATTTCTTAAGAGAAAGGAAGTGCTCCACAGGGAAGGATATCGCAGAGAAGTTCGGACTGTGGCGAGTACGGTACAGGGACAATGGTCAGATTGCATGGATCTGTAGGAGGCACATGTATGCCAGATCTGCAGAGATAATTGAAGTACCTATATGA
- the LOC131662319 gene encoding uncharacterized protein LOC131662319, with protein sequence MDSPQSVVSPFRTSILGEGEKHKDVFAQGNSPSSKEIEVNGKETIMSNAEECVGVLDVYIHQARDIQNICIYHKQDVYAKICLTSNPENAVSTKTINGGGRNPVFNDNLRLNVGNVDSSLKCELWMLSRVKNYLEDQLLGFALVPLSEVIVQNGKLEKEFSLSSTDLFHSPSGFVQLSIGYTGATPDVMAISAIPSEEAARAALQNSETAESLARDLGKIEFPDPKIANEDHLMVSEYFGISCEESQCSDSLANSDAENHSSEAGVRLVESFSACSGESVQVQSPKVDSPPSSVSTNGVSSPSAPESSESSDAAAASKSPGDEQVSGTKEVQKVDVKDGESDSSSVVPNELLPNPIVTVNIEPEPTMVQQDIVDMYMKSMQQFTESLAKMKLPMDITNEPTNSGNSSTEQKLPQSKNANSRVYYGSRAFF encoded by the coding sequence ATGGATTCTCCACAATCTGTTGTGTCACCCTTTAGAACCTCAATCTTGGGTGAGGGTGAGAAGCACAAGGATGTTTTCGCGCAAGGCAACAGTCCTTCGTCTAAGGAGATTGAAGTCAACGGGAAGGAAACTATCATGTCAAATGCCGAGGAATGTGTTGGAGTGCTTGACGTTTACATACATCAAGCTAGGGATATTCAGAACATCTGCATATACCATAAGCAAGATGTTTATGCTAAGATTTGCCTGACGAGTAATCCTGAGAACGCGGTTTCTACAAAGACTATTAATGGAGGTGGAAGGAACCCTGTGTTTAATGACAATCTTCGTCTCAATGTTGGGAACGTTGATTCGTCTCTTAAATGTGAGTTATGGATGCTGAGCAGGGTGAAGAATTATCTCGAAGATCAGTTGCTTGGTTTTGCTTTGGTGCCGTTGTCTGAAGTAATAGTTCAGAATGGGAAGCTAGAGAAAGAGTTCTCTCTTTCTTCGACTGATCTATTTCATTCTCCTTCAGGGTTTGTTCAGTTGTCAATTGGTTATACTGGTGCTACGCCTGATGTTATGGCGATATCGGCTATACCTAGTGAGGAGGCCGCACGTGCTGCTTTGCAGAACTCGGAAACAGCCGAGTCATTGGCCAGAGATTTGGGTAAAATTGAGTTTCCAGATCCTAAGATTGCAAATGAAGATCATTTAATGGTTTCAGAATATTTTGGCATTTCGTGCGAGGAGAGTCAGTGCTCTGATAGCTTGGCCAATTCTGATGCTGAAAATCATAGTTCTGAAGCAGGTGTTCGTCTCGTGGAAAGTTTCTCAGCATGTAGCGGTGAGTCTGTGCAAGTGCAATCTCCTAAGGTTGATTCTCCACCGAGCAGTGTGTCGACAAATGGGGTTTCTTCTCCTTCTGCACCTGAAAGCTCAGAATCATCTGATGCTGCTGCAGCTTCTAAGTCCCCTGGTGATGAACAAGTTTCAGGCACAAAAGAGGTACAAAAAGTGGATGTCAAAGACGGTGAGAGTGATTCGTCAAGTGTTGTTCCGAATGAATTACTCCCTAACCCTATTGTAACTGTCAACATAGAGCCAGAGCCGACGATGGTGCAGCAGGATATCGTTGATATGTACATGAAAAGTATGCAGCAATTTACCGAGTCATTAGCAAAAATGAAGCTTCCGATGGACATTACTAATGAACCAACTAATTCAGGAAATTCAAGCACCGAGCAGAAACTACCACAATCTAAGAATGCTAACTCCCGTGTCTATTATGGGAGCAGAGCTTTCTTCTGA